One Vicia villosa cultivar HV-30 ecotype Madison, WI unplaced genomic scaffold, Vvil1.0 ctg.000968F_1_1, whole genome shotgun sequence genomic window carries:
- the LOC131632592 gene encoding putative wall-associated receptor kinase-like 16: protein MVVHIKQLLQMMVAAVIYSEAAQPESLPNCPTMCGSVTIPYPFGITEDCSLDNTFLINCNKTSSTTTHVPFLPQSNQRVINISLDGVLRVAWPVASDCYTENGTLLNKTSSAINMTYFPALPTRNKMIAVGCDTFGVFTANDSGGNGYMAGCVAYCKSLDDVVENDQSCSGTGCCEVLIPRGHAFTEVSYGTSGITKNHTLVHDFNPCGYAFVVENGTYSFNSTDLKLEKKEFPVLLDWAIGNQTCEQAQKNLSSYACKADKSTCHNSTGRSGYLCRCIDGYYGNPYFNDGCKDIDECKVPNDCVKGATCNNNPPGSYSCKCPAGYEGDGKNNGTRCSHKSREELMSIIALCVSVTLVALLVGSLYAYLALKKRKLIKLKVHFFRQNGGLLLQQQIERHRGSSETAKVFTVEELNEATNNFHESRILGQGGQGTVYKGVLQDKRIVAIKKSKINDPKQIEPFINEVVILSKINHRNVVKLLGCCLETEVPLLVYEFIPNGTLYEHLHDQNQSTKLTWKTRLRIAKETAGVLAYLHSAASTPVIHRDVKSTNILLDDNLTAKVSDFGASRIVPLDHTQITTLVQGTLGYLDPEYFHTSQLTDKSDVYSFGVVLAELLTGKKAFSFARPEEERNLAMCFASSIKEGRLLDILDRNINETNIEKLKEVADIAEMCLRVKGEERPTMKEVAMELEGIFVIEEHNWARGNTSSEENESLLKATSSIIDVEDSIGGNGITSSNAYSTNEISMSLIGGR, encoded by the exons ATGGTTGTGCACATAAAACAGTTGCTGCAGATGATGGTGGCTGCTGTCATTTATTCAGAAGCAGCTCAACCAGAGTCACTACCAAACTGCCCAACAATGTGCGGTTCGGTCACCATTCCTTATCCATTTGGAATCACCGAGGATTGTTCTTTAGACAACACATTTCTCATCAATTGCAATAAAACATCTTCAACCACAACACATGTACCATTTTTGCCACAGAGCAATCAACGAGTTATAAACATCTCACTCGATGGTGTGCTGCGTGTTGCATGGCCAGTAGCCAGCGACTGCTACACTGAAAACGGTACACTTTTGAACAAAACAAGTTCGGCTATTAACATGACATATTTTCCCGCCTTGCCTACTCGAAACAAAATGATAGCAGTTGGTTGTGACACGTTTGGAGTATTCACAGCAAATGATTCTGGGGGAAACGGCTACATGGCAGGATGTGTGGCTTACTGCAAGAGCCTTGATGATGTCGTGGAGAATGATCAATCTTGCTCCGGCACTGGCTGTTGCGAGGTTTTAATACCCCGAGGTCATGCGTTTACGGAAGTAAGTTATGGTACTTCAGGCATAACGAAAAATCACACGTTAGTACACGACTTCAATCCATGTGGGTATGCGTTTGTGGTTGAAAATGGAACCTACAGCTTTAACTCCACAGACCTCAAGTTGGAGAAGAAGGAGTTTCCAGTGTTGTTGGATTGGGCAATAGGGAACCAAACGTGCGAACAAGCTCAGAAGAATCTTTCAAGTTATGCATGTAAGGCTGACAAAAGTACATGTCACAATTCAACGGGGAGATCTGGTTACCTTTGTAGATGTATTGATGGATATTATGGAAATCCTTACTTCAATGATGGTTGCAAAG ATATTGATGAATGCAAGGTACCCAATGATTGTGTTAAGGGAGCAACTTGCAATAATAATCCACCAGGAAGCTATAGTTGTAAATGCCCGGCAGGATATGAGGGAGACGGGAAAAATAATGGAACAAGATGCAGTCACAAATCAAGAGAAGAGCTCATGTCGATCATTGCATTGT GTGTAAGCGTAACTCTCGTAGCTCTACTGGTTGGGAGCTTATATGCCTATTTGGCATTGAAAAAAAGAAAGCTCATTAAACTTAAAGTACATTTTTTTCGACAAAACGGTGGTTTACTATTACAACAACAAATAGAGAGGCATAGAGGATCCAGTGAAACAGCTAAAGTCTTCACTGTTGAGGAGCTAAATGAAGCAACCAACAACTTTCATGAAAGCAGGATCTTAGGCCAAGGTGGTCAAGGAACAGTTTACAAAGGAGTTTTACAAGATAAAAGAATTGTAGCAATAAAAAAGTCCAAAATCAATGACCCAAAACAGATTGAGCCGTTCATCAATGAAGTGGTCATTCTTTCCAAAATCAACCATAGAAATGTGGTAAAACTCTTGGGTTGTTGTTTAGAGACAGAAGTTCCCTTGCTTGTTTATGAATTCATTCCCAATGGCACATTATATGAGCATCTTCATGATCAAAACCAATCTACAAAGCTTACATGGAAAACAAGATTAAGAATAGCAAAAGAAACAGCTGGTGTCCTAGCATACTTACATTCTGCAGCTTCTACGCCAGTCATACATAGAGATGTGAAGTCTACAAATATACTCCTAGATGACAATCTCACTGCAAAGGTTTCTGACTTTGGAGCTTCAAGGATTGTTCCTCTTGATCATACTCAGATAACCACTCTAGTGCAGGGGACATTGGGGTATCTTGACCCGGAATATTTCCACACAAGCCAATTAACAGATAAGAGTGACGTCTATAGCTTTGGGGTTGTCCTAGCAGAGCTATTGACAGGTAAGAAGGCATTCTCGTTTGCCAGGCCAGAGGAAGAAAGAAACCTTGCAATGTGCTTTGCTTCTTCAATTAAAGAGGGCCGGTTACTTGATATTTTGGACAGAAATATAAATGAGACAAATATTGAGAAATTAAAGGAAGTTGCGGATATTGCAGAGATGTGTTTAAGGGTGAAGGGTGAGGAAAGACCCACGATGAAAGAAGTGGCAATGGAATTAGAAGGAATATTTGTTATTGAAGAACACAATTGGGCAAGAGGCAACACGTCTTCAGAAGAGAATGAAAGCTTGCTGAAAGCAACATCATCCATAATCGATGTTGAAGATAGCATTGGCGGAAATGGCATTACTTCTTCTAATGCATATAGCACAAACGAAATTTCAATGTCGTTGATTGGTGGAAGATGA